A DNA window from Nerophis ophidion isolate RoL-2023_Sa linkage group LG13, RoL_Noph_v1.0, whole genome shotgun sequence contains the following coding sequences:
- the LOC133564196 gene encoding ras-related protein M-Ras isoform X2 yields MREQYMRTGDGFLIVFSVTDKASFEHVDRFHQLILRVKDREAFPMVLVANKVDLVHLRKITTDQGQEMAAKHNITYIETSAKDPPMNVDKAFHELVRVIRQQVPEKNQKKKKKMKWRAERSTGSHRLRCVIL; encoded by the exons ATGAGGGAGCAGTACATGAGGACGGGGGACGGCTTCCTCATCGTCTTCTCTGTCACCGACAAGGCCAGCTTTGAACACGTTGACCGCTTCCATCAACTCATACTGCGAGTCAAAGACAG GGAGGCCTTTCCTATGGTCCTGGTGGCAAACAAAGTGGACCTGGTCCACTTGAGAAAGATCACCACAGACCAGGGCCAAGAAATGGCTGCGAAACATAAT atAACTTATATCGAAACCAGCGCCAAGGATCCTCCGATGAACGTGGACAAGGCCTTTCACGAGCTGGTCCGTGTTATCAG GCAACAAGTCCCAGAGAAGAaccagaagaaaaagaagaagatgaaaTGGAGGGCAGAACGTTCCACAGGTTCCCACAGGCTGCGTTGTGTCATATTGTGA
- the LOC133564196 gene encoding ras-related protein M-Ras isoform X1, translating into MATSAVPSDNLPTYKLVVVGDGGVGKSALTIQFFQKIFVPDYDPTIEDSYLKHTEIDAQWAILDVLDTAGQEEFSAMREQYMRTGDGFLIVFSVTDKASFEHVDRFHQLILRVKDREAFPMVLVANKVDLVHLRKITTDQGQEMAAKHNITYIETSAKDPPMNVDKAFHELVRVIRQQVPEKNQKKKKKMKWRAERSTGSHRLRCVIL; encoded by the exons ATGGCGACCAGCGCCGTGCCAAGTGACAACCTGCCGACGTACAAGCTGGTGGTGGTGGGAGACGGCGGTGTCGGGAAGAGTGCGCTCACCATCCAGTTTTTCCAGAAGATCTTCGTGCCGGACTACGACCCCACCATAGAGGACTCGTACCTCAAACACACAGAGATAGACGCGCAGTGGGCCATACTGGACG TGCTGGACACAGCAGGCCAGGAGGAGTTCAGCGCCATGAGGGAGCAGTACATGAGGACGGGGGACGGCTTCCTCATCGTCTTCTCTGTCACCGACAAGGCCAGCTTTGAACACGTTGACCGCTTCCATCAACTCATACTGCGAGTCAAAGACAG GGAGGCCTTTCCTATGGTCCTGGTGGCAAACAAAGTGGACCTGGTCCACTTGAGAAAGATCACCACAGACCAGGGCCAAGAAATGGCTGCGAAACATAAT atAACTTATATCGAAACCAGCGCCAAGGATCCTCCGATGAACGTGGACAAGGCCTTTCACGAGCTGGTCCGTGTTATCAG GCAACAAGTCCCAGAGAAGAaccagaagaaaaagaagaagatgaaaTGGAGGGCAGAACGTTCCACAGGTTCCCACAGGCTGCGTTGTGTCATATTGTGA